In Candidatus Nanopelagicales bacterium, the following proteins share a genomic window:
- a CDS encoding sulfite exporter TauE/SafE family protein — translation MIGIDLWLTLGGLFAGTVVGLTGLGGAAIVTPMLLLLFNLPASVAVSTDVVSAAVTKPIGAMVHLRRRTPYLKVVAWLTAGSVPGVLVGTVLFARLTSDPAGEELLRRMIGVVLIVAVVISLVRLRLKRYMAQHSHDQIQMTSFRCSVTLTVGLLVGILVGLTSVGSGTLIAASLIILFPAMLPSRLVGTDLVQAVPMLVVGAIAHAGLGEVDASVLLSLLLGQIPGVWLGARVSARYNGNELRWLLLVLVAAGGIALLGAPRWIATAMTVIGCVGLGVPVVVKAVRERQERRAEAARKAAAKARRRASAKAAAKESPAQGSAGEDAT, via the coding sequence GTGATTGGCATCGACCTGTGGCTGACGCTCGGGGGTCTGTTCGCCGGAACCGTCGTCGGATTGACGGGTTTGGGCGGCGCGGCGATCGTCACTCCGATGCTTCTGCTGTTGTTCAACCTGCCCGCTTCGGTGGCGGTCTCCACAGACGTGGTGTCGGCGGCCGTGACCAAGCCAATCGGGGCAATGGTTCATCTGCGGCGGCGCACTCCATACCTGAAGGTCGTCGCGTGGCTGACCGCTGGTTCGGTGCCCGGCGTGCTGGTCGGGACAGTCCTGTTCGCGCGCCTTACATCCGATCCCGCCGGCGAGGAGTTGCTGCGCCGCATGATCGGCGTTGTCCTGATCGTGGCCGTTGTCATCTCGCTGGTGAGGTTGCGCTTGAAGCGCTACATGGCCCAGCATTCCCACGATCAGATCCAGATGACGTCGTTTCGATGCTCGGTGACGTTGACCGTCGGCTTGCTCGTGGGGATCCTGGTCGGCCTGACTTCGGTCGGTTCGGGGACGTTGATCGCGGCTAGCCTCATTATCTTGTTTCCCGCGATGCTTCCCAGCCGCCTGGTTGGCACGGACCTGGTACAGGCCGTGCCAATGCTCGTGGTCGGAGCGATCGCGCACGCGGGCCTTGGCGAGGTGGACGCGAGTGTGCTGCTGTCATTGCTCCTGGGACAGATTCCAGGCGTGTGGTTAGGTGCGCGCGTCTCGGCCCGCTACAACGGCAATGAGTTGCGGTGGCTGCTTCTCGTCCTGGTTGCCGCTGGTGGCATCGCGCTGCTCGGGGCGCCCCGCTGGATCGCGACCGCGATGACCGTCATCGGCTGCGTCGGGCTCGGCGTGCCCGTCGTTGTGAAGGCCGTGCGGGAAAGGCAGGAGCGGCGAGCGGAAGCGGCGC
- the xerD gene encoding site-specific tyrosine recombinase XerD — translation MPGQQVDAPGSTQIARVATEYLDHLVVEKGISPNTLDAYRRDLARYTRFCAARSVTSLPDATEPVIGDFLGWLRSPGQEGPELSAASAARTMAAVRGLHGFAVREGLLADNSAVSVKPPKLETRLPHGLAVQQVLDILRAPDPAEPTGVRDRALLEFLYGSGCRASEAVGLDVDDVDLVARAVLLRGKGRKERVVPIGTLTVTALESYSIRVRPALAARGKGTAAMFLNARGGRLSRQTVWTILKRAAKTAGVDGSVHPHTLRHSFATHLLQGGADVRVVQELLGHASVTTTQIYTMVTVEHLREVYANTHPRGRM, via the coding sequence ATGCCCGGGCAGCAAGTCGACGCGCCAGGATCGACACAGATAGCGCGTGTAGCTACCGAGTATCTGGACCATCTGGTCGTCGAGAAGGGAATCTCGCCCAACACTTTGGATGCCTACCGGCGAGACCTGGCCAGATACACGCGATTCTGCGCCGCCAGATCTGTCACATCGCTTCCGGATGCCACCGAACCAGTGATTGGCGACTTCCTGGGCTGGCTCCGCTCGCCAGGTCAGGAAGGCCCGGAACTGTCCGCCGCGTCAGCCGCCCGGACGATGGCAGCAGTGCGTGGGTTGCACGGCTTCGCGGTCCGTGAGGGCCTCCTGGCCGACAACTCCGCGGTGAGCGTCAAGCCACCGAAGCTTGAGACACGACTCCCGCATGGACTGGCAGTGCAGCAGGTGCTCGACATACTGCGCGCTCCCGACCCGGCTGAGCCGACTGGTGTGCGAGACCGCGCGCTGCTGGAGTTCCTGTACGGCTCCGGATGCCGTGCCAGCGAGGCGGTAGGGCTGGATGTGGACGATGTGGATCTGGTTGCCCGTGCAGTGCTGCTGCGCGGGAAGGGACGCAAGGAGCGCGTGGTCCCGATCGGCACGCTGACGGTGACTGCCCTTGAGTCCTACTCGATCAGGGTCCGGCCAGCCCTGGCAGCCCGGGGCAAGGGCACCGCGGCGATGTTCCTCAATGCCCGAGGCGGTCGGCTGTCCAGGCAAACCGTCTGGACCATCCTGAAGCGGGCGGCGAAGACAGCCGGCGTCGACGGATCCGTCCACCCGCACACGCTGCGCCACTCCTTCGCCACCCATCTTCTTCAAGGCGGCGCCGATGTCCGCGTAGTCCAGGAACTGCTCGGGCACGCCTCGGTGACCACGACCCAGATTTACACCATGGTCACCGTGGAACACCTGCGCGAGGTGTATGCCAACACGCATCCGCGGGGCCGGATGTGA
- a CDS encoding segregation/condensation protein A produces MSERGPADLRLRSGEDSSDSHGFAVSVDGFEGPFDLLMSLIAKHKLEVTALALHQVTDDFIRHTRAQGDDWDLGESTQFLVVAAILLDLKASRLLPGREDDDVEDLAALEAQDLLLARLMQYRAFKEVSALFDERLNSAQLRQPRTVGLDPQLADLLPEVVVSIGVDGLAALAIRGLTPAPPPQVNVDHVYAPLVSVPEQAAIVAAQLRRSGSASFSSLLIGCPDTAHVVARFLALLDLYRQALVSFDQARPLTELIVKWTGTDEEGARASG; encoded by the coding sequence GTGAGTGAACGCGGGCCAGCCGATTTGCGACTGCGGTCCGGGGAGGACAGCTCCGACAGCCATGGTTTCGCGGTCAGTGTGGATGGCTTCGAGGGGCCGTTCGATCTGCTTATGTCGCTGATCGCCAAGCACAAGCTCGAAGTGACCGCCCTGGCCCTGCATCAGGTCACCGATGATTTCATCCGCCATACCCGCGCCCAGGGTGATGACTGGGACCTGGGGGAGTCGACGCAGTTCCTTGTCGTTGCCGCGATCCTGCTGGATCTGAAGGCCTCGCGCTTGCTGCCAGGCCGGGAAGACGATGACGTCGAGGACCTCGCGGCCTTGGAGGCCCAGGACCTGTTGCTCGCTCGGCTGATGCAATACCGGGCGTTCAAAGAAGTCTCGGCTCTATTCGACGAACGCCTCAACTCAGCACAGCTCCGGCAGCCGCGCACGGTCGGCCTCGACCCGCAGCTGGCTGATTTGCTGCCTGAGGTCGTAGTGAGCATAGGCGTCGACGGTCTGGCCGCTTTGGCGATACGGGGACTGACACCGGCGCCACCACCTCAGGTCAACGTGGATCACGTCTACGCGCCGCTGGTTAGCGTGCCCGAACAGGCCGCGATCGTGGCCGCTCAACTGAGGCGAAGCGGCTCCGCCAGTTTCAGCTCACTGTTGATCGGGTGTCCTGATACGGCGCACGTCGTGGCACGGTTCCTGGCACTACTCGACCTGTACAGGCAGGCACTTGTTTCTTTCGACCAAGCACGCCCACTCACCGAACTCATCGTGAAGTGGACTGGAACTGATGAAGAAGGGGCGAGGGCCAGTGGGTGA
- the scpB gene encoding SMC-Scp complex subunit ScpB yields the protein MGDVVDLRSGSAEALFAAEPEAGLGAPSRGAALEALLLLADEPVSSLTLAELTGCPEPDIVSELLRLSAEYRRDGRGFDLREVGGAWRFYTSDTCSELVARYATDGRQARLTQAALETLAIIAYRQPVSRARIGAIRGVSCDGVVRTLVARGLVTEVGEDTVAGAVLFGTTTYFLDRMGISSLEELPPIAEHLPSFDSLDELLESQ from the coding sequence GTGGGTGACGTTGTTGATCTGAGGTCAGGCTCGGCGGAAGCTCTGTTCGCGGCAGAGCCGGAGGCGGGACTGGGCGCGCCGTCCCGCGGGGCGGCTCTGGAGGCTCTCCTGCTGCTAGCCGATGAACCTGTCAGTTCCTTGACGTTGGCTGAGCTGACGGGGTGCCCAGAGCCCGATATCGTCTCTGAGCTACTCCGCCTCAGCGCCGAATACCGACGCGACGGCCGCGGATTCGATCTGCGGGAAGTTGGCGGTGCCTGGCGGTTCTACACCTCGGACACCTGCTCAGAACTAGTAGCGCGATACGCGACTGACGGTAGGCAGGCGAGGCTGACCCAGGCCGCGCTGGAGACTCTGGCGATCATCGCCTACAGGCAACCTGTGAGCCGCGCGCGTATCGGGGCGATACGCGGAGTCAGTTGCGACGGTGTCGTGCGAACCCTCGTCGCGCGTGGCTTGGTTACCGAAGTAGGCGAAGACACGGTCGCTGGCGCGGTTCTGTTCGGGACTACTACCTACTTCCTCGACCGTATGGGGATCTCTTCCCTGGAGGAGCTTCCGCCCATCGCTGAGCACTTGCCTTCGTTCGACTCGCTGGACGAACTCCTCGAATCCCAGTGA
- a CDS encoding pseudouridine synthase, producing the protein MTESGQGERLQKVLARAGLGSRRKCEALISQGRVFVNGQVVAVQGFRVPPGTTDVRVDGKPIPTSDNVIVLALNKPKGILSTMADDGGRPCVGDLVADREERLFHVGRLDADTTGLLLLTNDGELAHRLQHPSHGVSKTYRATVRGPVPASVRRSLTRGVELEDGPAVADSFQIVAQHGQQSIVEIRLHEGRNRIVRRMMAAVGHPVIELVRVSVGPVTLGGLRPGAFRKLTAAQVASLYAAADES; encoded by the coding sequence GTGACCGAGTCCGGGCAGGGGGAGAGACTGCAAAAGGTCCTGGCCCGAGCGGGACTAGGCAGTCGGCGCAAATGCGAGGCGTTGATAAGCCAAGGCAGGGTCTTCGTCAATGGGCAGGTCGTAGCGGTCCAAGGATTCCGGGTACCTCCTGGCACGACCGACGTCAGAGTCGACGGCAAGCCGATCCCAACATCTGACAACGTCATCGTGCTGGCGCTGAACAAGCCGAAAGGGATTCTGTCGACGATGGCCGACGACGGCGGGCGGCCTTGCGTGGGCGATCTCGTCGCGGACCGCGAGGAGCGGCTCTTCCACGTCGGACGCCTCGATGCCGACACCACGGGGCTGCTGCTATTGACGAACGATGGGGAACTCGCGCACCGCCTCCAGCACCCGAGCCACGGCGTCTCCAAGACATACCGTGCCACCGTGCGGGGACCAGTACCGGCCAGCGTTCGCCGAAGCCTCACACGCGGGGTCGAACTGGAAGACGGACCGGCGGTGGCTGACTCGTTCCAGATCGTCGCGCAACACGGACAGCAGTCGATTGTGGAGATCAGGCTGCACGAGGGCCGCAACCGCATTGTCAGGCGCATGATGGCGGCTGTGGGGCATCCTGTGATCGAACTTGTGCGGGTCAGTGTCGGTCCGGTGACTCTGGGAGGGCTCAGGCCAGGCGCATTTCGCAAGCTCACAGCCGCGCAGGTCGCCAGTCTGTATGCCGCCGCTGATGAGAGCTGA
- the aroH gene encoding chorismate mutase, whose protein sequence is MAVRGIRGATRLSADDPAEMSEAVIDLLSAIIERNDLRHDDLVSILFTSTPDLVSAFPATSAREIGLADVPLLCAQEIDVDGALPRVIRILVHAETELPRARISHIYQRGAESLREDLAH, encoded by the coding sequence GTGGCGGTGAGAGGCATCCGAGGGGCGACGCGTCTGTCCGCCGATGACCCGGCCGAGATGAGCGAAGCGGTCATTGACCTGCTAAGCGCGATCATCGAGAGAAACGACCTCAGACACGACGACCTTGTCAGCATCCTGTTCACATCCACGCCGGACTTGGTGAGTGCTTTCCCGGCCACTTCGGCCCGGGAGATCGGACTGGCTGACGTTCCTTTGCTGTGCGCCCAGGAGATCGACGTCGACGGGGCTCTGCCTCGCGTCATACGCATCCTCGTCCACGCCGAAACGGAACTACCGCGGGCGCGGATCAGTCACATCTACCAGCGCGGAGCCGAAAGCCTGCGCGAAGACCTAGCTCACTGA